The stretch of DNA AGAGGCGGCCAAGACAATGCCGGGAGAATCAGTGGTGAAATAAGCCTGAGTTTCTACAGCTGCAAACAAAACGCCCAGACCGTCTTCCAGTGACAGTCCTTTCAGCTTAATGCCGGCGAGCAAGTCGGCGGCGGCACTGTTGGCTGCCTCCACAGTAACCACTTCCAGTTTGGGAGAAATACCAAGCTCCAGGCTGGGATTAATGTCTACAGAAACATAAGCCATTACTTCCGGTGTCTGAGTAAAAGGAATCAGTGCCGAGAAGAGCAGCAGGACAAGTACCGCAGCTGCTGCATACCAGAGACGTAATGACCGGGTGTATGAATACTCCTGGCCTACTTGCACACGGCCATGCCTGGGTACAGTGCAAAAACGCCCGTCCGGGGTCAGGACTGTAACCTTATTTTTCTTAACTTCCATTACAATGCCGCGGGTTGTCATCCTTATTCATCCCCCTTCAGATACTCTCTCATATGGGGCAGATCTTCCACGTAGACCAATAAAAGAGCCACAATATATTTTCTCTGCCGCTCCAGTGTTTTCCGGCTCACCGGCAGTTCTTTTTCCATGGATTTTAGCGGCAGTGCGTTTTTTTTCTTGAAGTAATCAAACCATTGTTCATTCTCCGCCACCGCTTTGGCTGCTGCCATGGCACTCTGTCTGGCATCGCGATGTTTGGGAGAGATGCGCACCAACTCATCCAGTGTGATGCCATACCGGCTTAGCAGCCGGCTAAAATGAATAATTTCTGCTTGCCGTTCAGACTGCAGCTGTTGTTCGGCAAAAGCTCTTTCTGCCGCTTCGGTTTCGGCGGCAGGCAGTGATTCTGACTGCTCTTGTTCGTTAACAATCCCGGAAAAAGGGACTTCCCGGCGACGTGTATTTTTGCGGCAATAATCTGCCAAACGCCTTTCTATCACCAGGCGGGCAAAGGACAAAAATCCTTTTCCCTGGCCGGAGCGGTAACTGTCTATGGCTTCATTAAAAGCCAGCAGGGCAACAGAGAATTCCTCATCTGTTCCCGCCAGTATGTAGCGTCGGCAATAGCGGGAAGCAACCCGCATCACGTAGGGTCGGTAGGACTCCAACAAATAGTCCCGGCATTGAGAGTCTCCCTGCTGTGCCAGTAGCGCATATTCATCTGGCCTGGAGTTTTCGGTATTTTTTCTAAAAGGCACTAGCACAGGTTTCCCCCCTCATTAAGATTATTCGCAGCTACCTGGATTTTTTTGACCGTCAGAGGAAAAATCTGTTTAAAAACCAAAAAATCGCCGACAGAACGACGCTGAGAACGATTCCGGTCATCAAAGGAAAATAAAAAGTGAAATTTTCTCGCTGGATGATTATATCTCCGGGCAAACGGCCCAGATTGAATCGTCCGCCAAAAGTTATTGCCAGGCCAACCAGTATTAAAACAGCACCCAATACGATAAACAGACGGCCAAAACCATCCATCTTATTTATCCTCCTTGTAATAGCGGTCTTTTTCACTGAAAATGCAGCCACAGTAAGGTTGGCGGTACAACCCCATCTCTTTGGACATTTGAGCGCTTTGACGAAAGCCGGGCCGCAAATCTTCATACACAAAAGTGACACCATGTCGTTTTGCAGCTTCTTCCCCTTCCAACCGCAGCAATTCATGGTTTTGGTAGGGGCTGATGGCCAGAGTGGTGGAAAACCGCGGGATGCCTAGTTTTGCCGCAGCACGGGCCACCTCTTCCAGGCGAAGCCGGTAACACAGTCGGCAGCGGTTATCCAGATCGGGCATCACCGTCTGTAAATGTTTCTCCAGCTCATATTCTTTGCATACCTGCAGGGGAATATCCTCTGTACGGCAGAAGTCAGTGAGCGCCTCCAGGCGCCTCTGAA from Dethiobacter alkaliphilus AHT 1 encodes:
- the sigI gene encoding RNA polymerase sigma-I factor, with product MLVPFRKNTENSRPDEYALLAQQGDSQCRDYLLESYRPYVMRVASRYCRRYILAGTDEEFSVALLAFNEAIDSYRSGQGKGFLSFARLVIERRLADYCRKNTRRREVPFSGIVNEQEQSESLPAAETEAAERAFAEQQLQSERQAEIIHFSRLLSRYGITLDELVRISPKHRDARQSAMAAAKAVAENEQWFDYFKKKNALPLKSMEKELPVSRKTLERQRKYIVALLLVYVEDLPHMREYLKGDE
- a CDS encoding DUF2905 domain-containing protein: MDGFGRLFIVLGAVLILVGLAITFGGRFNLGRLPGDIIIQRENFTFYFPLMTGIVLSVVLSAIFWFLNRFFL
- a CDS encoding epoxyqueuosine reductase QueH; the encoded protein is MNLLLHMCCGPCSTYSVKRFRELGYQIHGMFYNPNIHPYKEFQRRLEALTDFCRTEDIPLQVCKEYELEKHLQTVMPDLDNRCRLCYRLRLEEVARAAAKLGIPRFSTTLAISPYQNHELLRLEGEEAAKRHGVTFVYEDLRPGFRQSAQMSKEMGLYRQPYCGCIFSEKDRYYKEDK